The following proteins are co-located in the Penaeus monodon isolate SGIC_2016 unplaced genomic scaffold, NSTDA_Pmon_1 PmonScaffold_997, whole genome shotgun sequence genome:
- the LOC119572171 gene encoding pupal cuticle protein 36-like has translation MISKLLLCAAAAVAASQAAKLPSRTYGTPGAGASGGSGGFGTSGGFGSGGFGGGAPGGGSGFGGAGGGGFGGGAAGSGSGGFGGGAVSGGSGFGAGSGGFGSGATGGGFSGSLGSGAFGGSSGPVVPIISDNREGPDEFGNYNFNFETGDGITRQEVGAPQGPAGAVASQGAWAFTFPWTPAEFSFEADENGYRSCPTCCPRPPLPATPSPTEARRGPRCLASVAFMPTQKLPTHDVFLDFDWDVWASAINLYG, from the exons ATGATCTCG AAGTTGCTGTTGTGTGCAGCTGCTGCCGTCGCGGCATCACAAGCTGCAAAGCTCCCATCTAGAACTTACGGGACTCCAGGTGCAGGCGCATCTGGAGGAAGTGGAGGGTTCGGTACCAGCGGAGGATTCGGAAGTGGAGGATTCGGAGGAGGAGCtcctggaggaggaagtggattcGGTGGGGCAGGCGGTGGAGGATTCGGAGGAGGAGCTGCTGGCTCGGGTAGTGGAGGTTTCGGTGGTGGGGCCGTCAGTGGAGGAAGTGGATTCGGAGCAGGTAGTGGAGGATTTGGAAGTGGAGCTACTGGTGGAGGATTTAGCGGGTCATTAGGATCTGGTGCCTTCGGAGGATCTTCGGGCCCTGTCGTTCCCATAATTTCGGACAACCGGGAAGGACCCGATGAGTTCGGAAACTACAACTTCAACTTCGAAACTGGAGACGGCATCACGCGCCAGGAGGTGGGGGCCCCGCAGGGACCGGCCGGCGCTGTGGCCTCTCAAGGAGCGTGGGC ATTCACTTTCCCATGGACCCCAGCCGAATTTAGCTTCGAAGCTGACGAAAATGGTTACCGCTCGTGTCCGACCTGCtgcccacgcccccccctccccgccacgcCATCGCCGACAGAGGCTCGTCGAGGCCCGCGCTGCCTCGCTTCTGTGGCGTTCATGCCA ACACAGAAATTACCTACTCATGatgtttttcttgattttgatTGGGATGTGTGGGCTTCTGCCATTAACCTTTATGGTTGA